The stretch of DNA CAGTCGTAGTTGTTTGGGCGAGTCGCCTTGTAGATTGTTCCGCGCTTCCATAATTCAATAAAGGTGGATTGTGTCAGGATTCTGTATTCTTCAGAGTCTGTTCTGTAATAGTTTGCAAAATTGCCAGAGAGTCCTAGGCTTTTCATTATCTGTAACATTTCTGCTTCTAGGTCGTCCAGAGAACTCTTGCACAACTCCAAGAACTTGCTTCGCTCCGTTTCCTGCATCCTGATGTTGTGCTTTTTTTCTGTGTATAGTTCTACTGGCAGTCCATTTCGGTCTATACCAATTGGAAAATACACATGATTGCCGTTCATTCGTGCAGTTCTAGCTATCATGTCTATCTGGGAATAGTGAGCTGCCGCTCCAATGTGCCAAGGCCTACCGGACGGATATGGAGGGGGTGTGTCTATGACAAAATTCTTGTTTTCAGGCACAAAATCGTACAGGCCAGAGTCTACCCACTGTTTTAGGATCTTTGCTTCAAGCTCTGGATTCCATGCGGTCTCTTTGATCTTTGGTTCCATGCCTAATACTTGGAAATCTTGGAAATCAGGTGTGCGCCTTTGTTGTATCCTTCGTAAATGTATACGCCTACGGCTTCAATGTTCTTTGGTAGCTTGGGCACTAGGAGCTTGATTATCTCAGTAGAGAGATTTTCCACTGTAGCTTCGCCTTCTAGGAGAAATGTGGTATTTTTTGGTACTTGCATGTCAAACATTCCCTTTGGTCCCTCAAATGATATTCTATAATGTGATTGATCTTCTGTTCTGAGGTATTTTCTGTTTATGAAGAACTTATGATCCAAAATTCCGATTACTTCTTTGATGATTTTTTTTGCCTCACCAAAATCAATTAGCAAATTGTTTTTCATATCACCTACTAACTCCACTAGAACAGTGGATGTGTGGCCGTGCAGAATGGAGCATTTTTCAACTAGTGGTAAAATATGCGCATAGTCAAATGCAAACGATGGGTCCTCAATGAAGATAGAGCCGGATTGGGCGTCCTTGGTGTCGTAAAACACAATCTCTTCTAGCTCTTTGAGCTTTGCAGCAAACTGTGGATGGCCTATTGCCATGATGGTGTGGTTGTCTGATTTTATCTCCTTGTATTTTGCAATGTCTGACTCTGAATCAATTACCTCGATTAGCTTGCCGTCGCTTGTTTTGAAATCAACCAGTACTGTTTTTCCGCTTGACAGTGTCAACTTGTGCTGGTATTCGTATGATGTTCCCAAAAACGAGAGCATCTGTGCGATGGATAATTCCGTTCTTGATTTTAACAGAGTACCGTTTTTGTCAATGTATCTAAAATCCGAATCTAGTATGGTGGAATTGGTCAGTGTCATTTGCAAAATGCCTCTGTTTTGTGCCTATATATTCAATAGAGCTGCTGAGCCTAGATTGCAGACTCGATGAACTTGGCAAGCTCAACATCGTTTTGTGTAATGCCGCCAGCGTCGTGAGTCATTAGGTCTATTGTGATTCTGTTATACACATTGAACCATTCTGGATGGTGATTCATCTTTTCTGCATGCAAGGCGACTTTGGTCATAAACGAAAATGCTTCGACAAAATCAGAAAATGCAAAGTCTTTGTGCAGTTTGCCGTTTTTTACTGCCCAACCGCTTAATGATTTTAGTTCGTTTTTGATTTGCTCATCAGATAGTGACATTGGTCTCATTATACTGTGGTATAACAATTGGATAATAGTCTTTACCAAACAGTAACTTCTTTGTATGGGGGTATAATTGCAAAAACATGAATCTTGGTGTGTTGTTGGAAAAAATCAAATCTGCAATAACGCAAACTGTGCCGTCTAAAAAAATTGGAATTGCATTTTCTGGCGGAGTTGACAGCACCCTGATTGCCAAACTATGCAACATAATGAATTATGATGTTACATTACTCACAATAGGATTTGCAGACTCACATGACATTAAATTTGCAAAACAAGTCAACGAATTTCTCAAATTACCACATCATGTCTTGGAGATAAATCCTGACGAGTTTGATTCCATTTCAAAAAAAATCAACACCACAATAAACACTGACAATCTGTCTTGGAATGAAAACAGTATTGCATTTTATCATGTATCCAAGCTTGCACAAAGTCTTGGGTTGGATATGGTGGTAACGGCAAATGGAATAGATGAGTTGTTTTGTGGCTATAATGGGTACCGGGACGCAATAAAACAAGGAAATGATGCCGTAATGGTTCTGATGGATGCCAAGCTAGACAATGAAATCAATATGATGAGAGCAATAAATCAGATCTGCTTTGAGTTTGGCGTCAAAATAGTCCAACCGTTATTGTCTGAGGATTTTATCAAATTTGCCAAGACCATTCCAATAGATCAGAAAATTACAGATGAAAATGATCTGCAAAGAAAGCACATTATACGAAAGCTTGCCATTGAAGTGGGCGTTCCGGATTTGTCTGCAAATGCAAGAAAAAAGGCATTACAGTATGGCTCTATGATTCACAAAGCACTGCTAAAGTCTAGATGAATTTTTTGCAGATTTTATTTACTGTATTGTTTACGTTTGTGATTATTTGAGGCGCTGCACCCAAGTGGCTTTGCGGCGTAAATATTTCGTCTATTTCACTTTCTGTTAGCTTTGATGAAACGGCTTTGTCGTTTTTGATTGCATCAGAGTAATCGATTCCCTTGTCATGGGCTTCAAATGCAACTCGCTGGACATCTCTATATGCAACAAATCTTGGAACGCCTTTTTTGATCAAGGCCTCCAAGACAAATTCTGCAAAGATTTGCCCTTTGGTGACATACAGGTTTTGCTCTATCTTTTCCGTGTTTACTCGTAACTTGTCAATGATTCTGAGCATCGTCTCTAGCATTTCATCAAGCAAAATGGAGCACATTGGTATTGTGAATCTCTCGTTTGCCGAGTTTGATAGGTCTCGCTCATGCCATAGGGGGATGTTTTCAAATGATGCGCTCATCTGACTGCGCAATAACTTTGACAGTGATGATATTCGCTCACTTTTGATTGGGTTTCTCTTGACTGGAACTGCACTGCTTCCCATCTGACCTTCCTTGAAATGCTCTGCCACTTCGGCGATTTCGGTTCTCTGCAAATTTCTAATCTCTATTGAGATTTTTTCTAGTGTGCTTCCAATTAGAGCAAGCTGAAAAACATATTCTGCGTATCGCTCTCGCGGTATGATCTGAGTGGTGACCTCTACTGGGAACAATCCTAGCCTTTTTGAGACTCGTCTTTGGACCTCGATTGCCTTTGCACCCATTAGTGAGCCAGTACCTACTACACCAAGTGTCTTGCACAACAGAACTCGCTTTTTTATCTCTTCGATTCGCTCTACGTGTTTTGCCATCTCGGATGCCCAGTTTGCGAATTTTAATCCAAATGAAATGATACTTGCGTGCTGGCCGTGCGTTCGTCCAACTGCTGGAACCTCTCTGTGCTCTATTGCCTTTTTTGCCAAAAGCAGAGCCAGTCTTGCGACCTTTGGCTCTATTATTGCTAGTGCGTCTCTCATCTGCATTGATGTGCTGGTATCAACCAAGTCGTTGCTTGTTAAACCATAGTGAATCCACGGCCTTGCATTTACTTGGCATTTCTCACTTAGTGCTTCTACCAGAGCAGCAGTGTCATGATCTGATTTTGCCTCTAGCTGCTTTACCCGCTTGGCAGAGATTTTACCGGATCTTGATGCGGCAAAAATGTTTTGGGCAGATTTTTTTGGAATCATGCCAATTTCTCCCTGTGAAATGGCAGCTGCTCCCTCGATTTGCAACTGATAGTCTATTTTTTTCTGATCATCAAAGACAGCAAGCATCTCTTTTGTGCCATATCGGCCGCTGTCAATTGGTAAAATAGGCAATAATTAACTTTGGAATCGTATCAAAAATAAATCTACTTATGATTTAAATTGCAACCAAACAGCTTAATCGATAATGTCAGGTATTACACCAAAAAAAATTCGAGATAACGTATACCAAATAGATGCTGATTCCAGCAAGGGCATGAAGGTTCCAGTCACAATTTACGCAGACGAAGGACTAATTGCAAAAATGATGACTGACAGGACTCTATCTCAGGCAATGAATGTGGCAACTCTGCCAGGAATCCAAGGCAGTGCAGTGGTTCTGCCAGACGGACACGAAGGATATGGATTTCCAGTGGGTGGCGTTGCAGCAATGGATGCAGAAGAGGGAATGATCAGCCCTGGGGGTGTCGGCTATGATATCAACTGTGGTGTCAGATTACTGAGAATGAATTTATCAGAAAAAGAGGTTAGGCCAAAACTAAAGGAACTAGTAACAGACCTTTTCAATTCAATTCCTTCAGGCGTTGGCTCCGAAGGCGCAATCAAGCTAAACTATTCTCAATTAGACGAGGTTCTAGTTCGCGGCGTGAACTGGGCAATTGATCACGGTTATGGAACCGAAGACGATGCCGATGTCTGCGAAGAAAACGGCCAAATAAAAAATGCAGACCCAAGCAAAGTATCCAATACCGCAAGAAAGCGAGGCGCACCACAGCTAGGAAGTCTTGGCTCTGGCAATCATTTCCTTGAGGTGCAAAAAATAGAAAAAATCTATGACGAAGAGGCGGCAAAAAGAATGGGGATCCAAGAAGGAAACGTTACAGTTTTGATTCACTGCGGCTCTAGGGGATTTGGCCACCAGATCTGCTCTGATTATCTACGGGTATCAGAACAAGCTTTACGAAAATACAACATCGATCTGCCAGACAGAGAGCTTGCATGCGTGCCAAACACATCCGAAGAGGGTGAATCATATCGAAAAGCAATGTTTGCCGCACTGAATTTTGCGTGGAGCAACAGACAGATGCTGACTCACTGGACTAGAAAATCATTTGAGCGAGTCTTCAAGAGCACAGAGGCAGACTTGGATATGAAGCTAGTATATGACGTTGCACACAATATTGCCAAGGTTGAAAAGCACAAAATTGACGGCAAAGAAAAATCAGTAGTAGTTCACCGCAAAGGTGCAACTAGAGCATTTCCTGCAAACAGGGATGAAATTCCATCAAAGTACAGAGACCTGGGCCAACCTGTTTTGATTCCAGGTTCAATGGGAACTGGCAGCTGGATTTTGCTTGGCAAGCCAAACTCGATGAGCCTAAGCTTTGGTTCTACTGCGCACGGTGCAGGACGAATGATGTCACGCTCAAAGGCGAGGCGCGACTTTACAGAAGAACAGGTAAAAAAATCACTAAGTGATAAAGGAATTTTCATAAAATCATTGACTAGGGATGGCGTAGTCGAAGAGACACCAGAGGCGTACAAAGACGTGGATGCAGTAGTAAACGTATCACATGAGTTAGGAATTGCAACCAAGGTGGCAAAGCTAGTCCCAATTGGCGTGATAAAGGGTTGAGCGAAGACAGAGAACTAGAAGCACTCAAGGCAAGGCGCCTAGCAGAGATGAGAAAAAACATTGCGTCCCAGTCTCAAAAACAAGAAAAAACACAGGCTGCAGCCCAGCCATCATATAGGGAAATTGTGATTTCTCATCTTGGATATCGAGGAATGGAGGTACTGCAAAATGCCGAATCACAATTCCCAAATGAGGCAAAAATGGTAATTGATAGGCTAGGCCAATTGTTTCAGACTGGAGAAATAAATGAAGAAATCGACGGCGGACAGCTCTTGGCATTGTTCAGATCAGTTGGAATCCATGTGCGAATGCAAACCAAGATCAACATCGAGCAAGACGGAAAATTCGTCTCACTATCAGATAAGCTAAGCAAGACTGATGAAAATGAAAATATTTGAAGTAAGCTCGACTGATTTTCTAGAAGACAAGCGCCTGATTAACAACGCGTTAGCAGACATGGCGTCACAGTTTGGCCTGCCAAATGACTTTGTGTTTGGCGAGCCCACATCGCGATTTGGCTGGACATTTTTTCGACTCTGGATAAAGCCAAGCTTGCAAGAGGCAATAAACCAAAAATTCGATGATATGATCCGAAGGTACAAAGGCAAGCCTGAAGAAAAATTTACTTTTTTTATTGCGGATTATTTTCAAGCCAAAGGCTGTAAAACCAAAGTAAAGCTGATTGATGCCTAGACTCTTCTTCCTCTCTTTCCACCCTTCTTTCGTGTGGTGTCGTGAGGAATTGGTGTGACATCGTCGATTCGACCGATTTTGAATCCGCCTCTTGCCAGTGCTCTAATGGCTGCTTGTGCACCAGGTCCTGGAACTCGAGAGCCTACGCCGCCTACTGCTCGCACTCTGATATGAAAGCCAGTAAAGCCTTTTGCCTTTGCTGCCTCTACTACTGCGTTTGATGATTTCATTGCAGCAAATGGGGATGATTCGTATCTGTCAGCTGTTACGTGCACACCGCCGGAGCTGATTGCCACGGTTTCCGCGCCAGTAAGATCAGTCATGTGTACTATGGTATTGTTGTAGCTACTATAGATGTGAGCAATACCCCACTTGTCGACTTGTTCTTCTGACATTGGTTACCCAAAGTTTGGTGGTTTTAAAAAGCTATGTCGGCTAGCTGAGCGGCAAATTATGTAAAATGCCGCCATCCCTTGTTTTTGATTGGGATTTGCTTTTTTCCAGACTGTAAAAAGACACCTTTGCCGCTTTGCACATGGCCAATCTGAATCAGACTTATCTTGCACTTTTTGGCAATCTTTTCCAGTCTTGGCAGGTTTTTTTGGGAAACGGTTGCGACTATCTCGTATTCTTCTCCAGAGTTAAACACAAGATCTAGGGGATTTTTCCTGTTTGCCCTTGCAAATTCATCCAATCCGTTTTCTTTTGGTATGGTACTAATGACAAATTTCTTTTTGCTTGCACTTGCAAGCTCTATCAGAGTAGTTGATAGCCCATCACTAGAATCCATTGAGGAATCAAGATACTTTGAGGCCAAAACGCCAAATTTGAGCTGCGGTCTTGGCTCTATGACAGAATTGATGGCATCTTTTCTGAATTTGCCGCTAGATCTGCCATTCTTTAGCAAAATACCCAGGCCTGCCCCTGTCTTGCCAAATGTTCCGGTGGTGATTATGATGTCGCCGACTTTGGCGCCGCTTCGTGGAGTTATTTTCTTGGCAACACCAAACAACATGACTGAAATCACGATTTCCTTTGCCTCGTTTGTGTCTCCGCCAAGAATTTTTACGCCAAACTGCCTTGACGCCTCTCTGAACCCAGATGCGAGTCTTACTAGTTTTGTTCTTGGATAGTTGCGCGGCAACGACACGGAAATGATTCCGTGCTTTGGCTTTACCCCCTTTGATGCAAAATCGCTTAGCGGTGCAACCATGCTTTTTTTGGCAATCTGCTCTGGACTCATCTGTGGTGGAACATCCGTGCTTTGTACCAGTGTGTCTGTTTTGATTACGCCAAAATTTTTGCCTAGGCGAAATATTTCCACATCTTCATGAGTAGTTGAGACTAGATTTTTCTGTAAAATGGAAATTATCTTTTTTTCATCTAGCTTGGTCATGGCTTTGTCTTGTTAGGATGGTGATCTCTTTTTGAATCTGTTGAGCCTTGCTCAAGTCATTTGACTCTACAGATATTCTGATAATGTCCTCGGTGTTTGACTTTCTAACCAATGCCCAAGTGTCTTCGTCTATTGTGACTTTGATTCCATCAATAGTGATCGTTCTTCCAAATTTTTGCCTTAGCTTCTTTTCTAGTATGACAAGTGTTTTGTCGTGCAGGTGTGATTCAACATCAATTTTGGTTCGAAGCTGATGATAACTAGCAACAAACTCTATTACTTTATCGATTATTTTTTTGCCAGTCATTGCAGCAATTAGTCCCGATGTCAAAATTCCGTCCCGGCACATGTTAAATTCTGGCAGAATAAATCCACCACTGCTTCCCTCGCCTCCTGCTTGGCACCTTTGCTTTAACATTGCATCAATGACGTTTGCCTCGCCGACCTTTGAGCGAACCACTGAACCTCCATGTTCTTTGATGTATTTTTCGACTGCAATGCTGGTATCTATGCTAAGACAGAATTTCTTGTAGCCTAGTTCTAGTGCCTTGATGACACCTAATGCAAGTGTAGTGTCAGGTGATTGCTTTTTGCCGTCTTTTACAACTACTAGTCTGTCACCATCAAGATCAAAGGCAAACCCGATGTCGTTCTTTTTGCTTGCAGAAACCAACTGTGTAAGCTTGTCTGCTGTCGGGTCTGGGCCACGGCTAGCGGATTTTTCATTAATGATATGTACCTGGCATCCTAGTTTTTTTAAAAGCAGGGGGGCAACATTTGCCGCAGCTCCTCCTCCGATGTCTATTGCTATCTTAGGTGAGTGTCTTATTTTGCCGATAATTTCTACCGCATCGTCCACATAACTTGAGGTGATTTTGTGTTCTGTACCAAATTTTGCGATTTTATGTTGCTTTTTCTTGATGATGTGGGCAAATTCCCGTTCATTTGGCCCGCGACCGTTTATGATGAATTTCAGACCATTCCATTGCAGTGGATTGTGTGATGACGTGATTATCAGTCCTGCATCATATTTTCTTGCCTCTCGGAATACCACTGGGGTTGGCACCATTCCCAAATTGTACACGTCGATTCCGCACTCTAGGAGGGCGGCTATTGCAACACTACTTACCATCTCCCTTGACGGCCTAGTGTCATGTCCTACGACGCACTTTTTTGATGGTATTGCATGGGCAAAGTTTCTACAAAACTCCAAAACATCTGGAAGCGTCAGATCGTCTCCGAAAATTCCGCGAATCCCAGAAATGGATTTTTTCAATGGTCAGAAACCTGAAATGCTTTTTATAAACTCTGATAACACTGCCCTCCATGCCTCGATAGCTCAGCCTGGTAGAGCGAAAGTTTCGTAAACTTTAGGTCGTGGGTCCAAATCCCACTCGGGGCTTCTTTACGATCAAAAATTATTCATCAAGGGTTTCGATGTCGACTTCAAGTTCTTTGGCGAGACCTTCCCACCATTTGTTAGTCTGCTCTGTCATACTCCCCAAAAAATATCATAAAATGCTCCTTTATAGATCTGTCGGTTTGTGATCAGTACAGCATGATCCACTGATCAGCTAAGCTTGTTTTCGTTTTCTTTTTGCGCGGTTGTACATTATGATTGCAAGTGCGCCGCCTGCGCATCCCCAAAACACTGGCCATCGAAGCGGATCATTTGTCATACCAACAAAAGAATAGATCGTTCCGCCAATTAGTGCGAATCCGATTAGCTCAAGGACCTTGCTCATAAGAGGCAGAATAATCGAAAAGATATATTGTTTGTTTGCTGTCTGATATTGTGGACAAGTATCTCCTAATGATGCTAATTGTTCTGACGATGGGAATGGGATTTGCCATTTTCAAGGAGCCCCCAAGCCTGGAATTGTTTTATGCGCAGCTGGCAGGGGCATTCATCATAGTTGGATATTCTACATACAAGGAACGAAAAACTCGAAAAAGTTCTAAATAGTACTAAAGATCTAGACCGAAGCCTTGTGCCAAGTCATGGAATCGCTTGTAAGATTCTAGGTATTGTCTTCCTTTTGGTGTGATGACATAGGTGTTCTTTCCATCAAACTCGATTTTGTTTATCAGTCCTGCTCCAGTCAAGTTTTCAATGAACTTGGCTAGTCGAGAGTGTGACAGATTTGCTTGTGTTAGAAGCGATGTTACCTTGATTCCCTCTTGTCCACACTGTTCAGTAGCTGTTAGCAGATCTGCTACTATTTGCATACTGGTACGATATGTGGCCATTGTACTTCGAGTGTAATTCTAGGATATAAGGGTATTAACCTTTCTCACGATTGCTTAATAACCAAACACAAACCCCCGAACAAAGTGTCCGGTACGATTGCTTGGTATGATGATTTTCTTGGCGTGGCCTATAGGTATTTTGATCTGCGAATGAATGTGGTTCCGCTCTTTTCTGATCGGAAAAAGGCAACCGACATCTGGAACGAATACGTCCATTGGTGGGGCGACCATGACATCAAACTGAGATTCGTAGAGACGGGCGATCATTACTGGTTTATTGTCGCATCTGAAACCAGAAGACCGGGCCACAACATGGCATTTTTCAAGCTGTTGCCCAAGTCTGCTCACTATGCCAGATTCAAAAAGGGACATCTGGGTGAGGCGTACTTTAGGTTTGCAACCTATTCACAAAAAGAAGAAAAAGACGTCAAGGACGATGCAGTGTGTAACTGTACACACACCAAAGAAGATCATGACGGCAAGTGCCAAGCAGACGGATGCGGCTGTGAACAGTTCCAAACATTTGAACTCCGACTGCTCAAGAAAAAGAAGACTGTAACTGACATCAAATTCCTAGAGGAAAAAGATGTCAAGGACGACCCTGTTGCATGGAATTGCCTTTATGTGAACAAGTACAAAAATTCTGCCTAGTTATTTTTCGTCCATGCTGACTCGGACATGTTCGCCGGGATAGTGCTCATAGATCTTTTGTGAATAACATTTGCCGCACAAAACTCCTTTGATGTTCCATTCCGGCATTCCCACGTATTTGTGTGGCACTGGTCCTTTGCATAATGCGCATTTGTCTGCGTCAGCCAAGCAATGTGGATTTTTTTGTGTCTATATAAAAATCATGGCCATTTTTTGGTGTGATCAAAAAATTTGTTAAATAATGGTGTGTCTCAGAAAAAGCTGCGGTAGATTGTCTGGCCATTGTAAATCTCCTGCAATTTTTACCATGGCTGGCAACTATCGCTTTACAATAAACTGTTGACTAGTTTTCTGATGCTCTCGATTTCCTCTTCTTCTTGGCGTATTTTCTTATCCACTACGCGTAACATTGCCTCATTCCATACGTGATGGGAAAAGAAGTTGTGCTTGGTGTTTGCTCGCTCAATTTCATCTTCTACTACCGTATCTTCGAGAAATCTTGTCACTACGCCATCTGTTAGTTTTAGAATGCGTTCGTTGAGCTTGGAGCTCTTAAAGATTGGCTCTACTTTGGCAATGTCTTCTTTGAAGTCACCTTTTGTGTTCAGGATGCCTTTGTGTATTATTCTAAAGTACACTGCGACAAAAAACAATGTAGCGTATCTTTTTGTCTTGTGCCCTCCACGTTTTCCATAACCTAGTGATTTTTTGGCGTATTCTTTTACCAAATACGGATAGAGCAGCAGTCTGTAGTCATCCTTTAGGTTTTCATTGAATACATCGTCGTATTTGCTTCCGCGAGGCAAAAACTGCGCAGGTGAACTGTATGATTCGGTTGGTCTTTGCTCAATTCCTGCAACCAAAGCCTGTATTGCGTCTTTTGCAACAATTACTTTTTTGTGATTGTCAGGCAGGTATTTGTTGTATGTAGTGTCGCCCTTGAACTCACCCTGCTGCGACTTTGTCTTGGAATCAAACGAGCCTGCCTGTATTTCGTAAAAGTATCCCCGGTTTTCAAGCTGGGATTTGACAGACTTGTGAAAATCCATCAGCGATACTAGATCCTTTCCTCGTACAGAGTTTTGCGAGTTTCTGTATTTTGTGATGTTGTTTTGGTCCAGCTCGTCGTCTGCTCTTATTATGGTGACCGTGATGCTGCCGTCCAAGTTGTTGGTTCTCTTGGCATGATCTAAAATAGAGTTTGATGTCTGCGCACCGTTTACTATTTGCGGTGCGTGCAACATCAGAGTATTGTCTTCTAGCTCCTCAAAATTGCTAACTACGATTGTGATTCCGTTGTTATAGTAAAAGAACTTGTCAGGAGAATTTTGTAATGTGTCTCGAATTCCCTTGTTTACGTTTGTCTTAAACTGCATCCACTGCCTGATGTTTGACTCAAAGACATAGTCCCTGTTTTTAATGACAAAATCTGTCAGCTCTCGAAGCTTTAGTATGCCGACTACGGTGTTTTTGTAGCGAATTCTCTCTTCCAGTCGTATCTTGGATTTTTTTCCCGCCGCTGGTTTTTTTATTCGATCCCATAGCGACTTGACAATTTTATCCAAGCCCATTATCTCTAGTGTGTCATCACCGTCATAGTTTACCGGCTGGTTTGTAACATAACAGCACTCGACTTTGAGGTTTTTTTCTTGGATCTTTGTTACTAGGTTTGCAAGCTCTGGCCTCATCTTGGTGATGTCTTTGCTTAACAGCCTTCTGACGTCTTCTTTGAACTTGGCAATTGCCTCTTCAGAGTGTGCAGTGCCGTATTTTGACTGAAATAATCTTATTTTATTGTCTGAAAAATCCACTGGCAGATAAGCGTCAATTCCAAGATCGTTTGCACCATCGATTATAGAGTCTGAAGCGTCGTCTTCTGTTGCCTCGTACACCCGAGTCAAGACCCAGTGCAGGAAATTGTAGCCTTTTTCTACGTCGCTTTTTCCACTTTCGACATATTCTATTATACTGTCCTTGATGTTCTCGGAAAATCCCTCCAATGGCTGCTCTGCCTTTTTTTGAATCAATAACGACTGTGAGCCTGGAATGTATTCTAGCAAACCATTACTTCTTTCTGCCATGGTATGGTGTGGTAGTGCTGGCTTTAGAATGGCAGGTTATTGTATAATGACCTAATGTAATCATGCGTAGGCA from Candidatus Nitrosotenuis aquarius encodes:
- a CDS encoding 6-pyruvoyl trahydropterin synthase family protein; protein product: MTLTNSTILDSDFRYIDKNGTLLKSRTELSIAQMLSFLGTSYEYQHKLTLSSGKTVLVDFKTSDGKLIEVIDSESDIAKYKEIKSDNHTIMAIGHPQFAAKLKELEEIVFYDTKDAQSGSIFIEDPSFAFDYAHILPLVEKCSILHGHTSTVLVELVGDMKNNLLIDFGEAKKIIKEVIGILDHKFFINRKYLRTEDQSHYRISFEGPKGMFDMQVPKNTTFLLEGEATVENLSTEIIKLLVPKLPKNIEAVGVYIYEGYNKGAHLISKISKY
- a CDS encoding 4a-hydroxytetrahydrobiopterin dehydratase codes for the protein MSLSDEQIKNELKSLSGWAVKNGKLHKDFAFSDFVEAFSFMTKVALHAEKMNHHPEWFNVYNRITIDLMTHDAGGITQNDVELAKFIESAI
- a CDS encoding asparagine synthase C-terminal domain-containing protein; its protein translation is MNLGVLLEKIKSAITQTVPSKKIGIAFSGGVDSTLIAKLCNIMNYDVTLLTIGFADSHDIKFAKQVNEFLKLPHHVLEINPDEFDSISKKINTTINTDNLSWNENSIAFYHVSKLAQSLGLDMVVTANGIDELFCGYNGYRDAIKQGNDAVMVLMDAKLDNEINMMRAINQICFEFGVKIVQPLLSEDFIKFAKTIPIDQKITDENDLQRKHIIRKLAIEVGVPDLSANARKKALQYGSMIHKALLKSR
- the purB gene encoding adenylosuccinate lyase yields the protein MPILPIDSGRYGTKEMLAVFDDQKKIDYQLQIEGAAAISQGEIGMIPKKSAQNIFAASRSGKISAKRVKQLEAKSDHDTAALVEALSEKCQVNARPWIHYGLTSNDLVDTSTSMQMRDALAIIEPKVARLALLLAKKAIEHREVPAVGRTHGQHASIISFGLKFANWASEMAKHVERIEEIKKRVLLCKTLGVVGTGSLMGAKAIEVQRRVSKRLGLFPVEVTTQIIPRERYAEYVFQLALIGSTLEKISIEIRNLQRTEIAEVAEHFKEGQMGSSAVPVKRNPIKSERISSLSKLLRSQMSASFENIPLWHERDLSNSANERFTIPMCSILLDEMLETMLRIIDKLRVNTEKIEQNLYVTKGQIFAEFVLEALIKKGVPRFVAYRDVQRVAFEAHDKGIDYSDAIKNDKAVSSKLTESEIDEIFTPQSHLGAAPQIITNVNNTVNKICKKFI
- a CDS encoding RtcB family protein produces the protein MSGITPKKIRDNVYQIDADSSKGMKVPVTIYADEGLIAKMMTDRTLSQAMNVATLPGIQGSAVVLPDGHEGYGFPVGGVAAMDAEEGMISPGGVGYDINCGVRLLRMNLSEKEVRPKLKELVTDLFNSIPSGVGSEGAIKLNYSQLDEVLVRGVNWAIDHGYGTEDDADVCEENGQIKNADPSKVSNTARKRGAPQLGSLGSGNHFLEVQKIEKIYDEEAAKRMGIQEGNVTVLIHCGSRGFGHQICSDYLRVSEQALRKYNIDLPDRELACVPNTSEEGESYRKAMFAALNFAWSNRQMLTHWTRKSFERVFKSTEADLDMKLVYDVAHNIAKVEKHKIDGKEKSVVVHRKGATRAFPANRDEIPSKYRDLGQPVLIPGSMGTGSWILLGKPNSMSLSFGSTAHGAGRMMSRSKARRDFTEEQVKKSLSDKGIFIKSLTRDGVVEETPEAYKDVDAVVNVSHELGIATKVAKLVPIGVIKG
- a CDS encoding DNA-binding protein — encoded protein: MSEDRELEALKARRLAEMRKNIASQSQKQEKTQAAAQPSYREIVISHLGYRGMEVLQNAESQFPNEAKMVIDRLGQLFQTGEINEEIDGGQLLALFRSVGIHVRMQTKINIEQDGKFVSLSDKLSKTDENENI
- a CDS encoding 30S ribosomal protein S11, which produces MSEEQVDKWGIAHIYSSYNNTIVHMTDLTGAETVAISSGGVHVTADRYESSPFAAMKSSNAVVEAAKAKGFTGFHIRVRAVGGVGSRVPGPGAQAAIRALARGGFKIGRIDDVTPIPHDTTRKKGGKRGRRV
- the thiL gene encoding thiamine-phosphate kinase; translated protein: MTKLDEKKIISILQKNLVSTTHEDVEIFRLGKNFGVIKTDTLVQSTDVPPQMSPEQIAKKSMVAPLSDFASKGVKPKHGIISVSLPRNYPRTKLVRLASGFREASRQFGVKILGGDTNEAKEIVISVMLFGVAKKITPRSGAKVGDIIITTGTFGKTGAGLGILLKNGRSSGKFRKDAINSVIEPRPQLKFGVLASKYLDSSMDSSDGLSTTLIELASASKKKFVISTIPKENGLDEFARANRKNPLDLVFNSGEEYEIVATVSQKNLPRLEKIAKKCKISLIQIGHVQSGKGVFLQSGKKQIPIKNKGWRHFT
- a CDS encoding phosphomannomutase, translating into MKKSISGIRGIFGDDLTLPDVLEFCRNFAHAIPSKKCVVGHDTRPSREMVSSVAIAALLECGIDVYNLGMVPTPVVFREARKYDAGLIITSSHNPLQWNGLKFIINGRGPNEREFAHIIKKKQHKIAKFGTEHKITSSYVDDAVEIIGKIRHSPKIAIDIGGGAAANVAPLLLKKLGCQVHIINEKSASRGPDPTADKLTQLVSASKKNDIGFAFDLDGDRLVVVKDGKKQSPDTTLALGVIKALELGYKKFCLSIDTSIAVEKYIKEHGGSVVRSKVGEANVIDAMLKQRCQAGGEGSSGGFILPEFNMCRDGILTSGLIAAMTGKKIIDKVIEFVASYHQLRTKIDVESHLHDKTLVILEKKLRQKFGRTITIDGIKVTIDEDTWALVRKSNTEDIIRISVESNDLSKAQQIQKEITILTRQSHDQAR
- a CDS encoding winged helix-turn-helix domain-containing protein produces the protein MQIVADLLTATEQCGQEGIKVTSLLTQANLSHSRLAKFIENLTGAGLINKIEFDGKNTYVITPKGRQYLESYKRFHDLAQGFGLDL